A part of Candidatus Electrothrix aestuarii genomic DNA contains:
- a CDS encoding AraC family transcriptional regulator ligand-binding domain-containing protein: MPSPREIPQEYRILSSMGTVTVFFAAYLGLSVEYISKETNIDPGRLIDPENYLPEEFFEKFFQMLIRKFPKRNVALELARVAPMSYFGTPGQLFLRAPDAQSMLDIFVNHCDLFADRLEIRAISGSQETFFRTRQPLSDVDQGMSAEIGLGIGARITRECFGEGLLTRVQFRHRARGPVATYREFFGVPVSFGAEFNALVFSSHELKKRSNKRGGQEMRSSLEQRLQRLRQELGLDRADGLADIRRVAMCNAMKGDYSVDGLARSMGMSTCTLRRRMPEGVTPANLLGEVRYVNAMGMLADKSLSIDEVSFRLGFESDRGFRKAFKRWSGKTPVEARKEIR, encoded by the coding sequence ATGCCGTCTCCCCGTGAAATACCTCAGGAATACCGCATCCTCAGCAGTATGGGGACCGTTACTGTTTTTTTTGCTGCGTATCTTGGTTTGTCTGTCGAATACATTAGTAAGGAAACAAATATCGACCCTGGTCGACTTATTGATCCTGAAAATTACCTGCCGGAAGAATTTTTTGAAAAGTTTTTCCAGATGCTGATCAGAAAGTTCCCGAAACGGAACGTGGCTTTGGAATTGGCGCGGGTTGCCCCGATGTCCTATTTCGGTACGCCAGGACAGCTCTTTCTACGTGCGCCTGATGCACAGAGCATGCTGGATATCTTTGTCAATCATTGCGATCTCTTTGCTGATCGCCTTGAGATCAGGGCTATTTCCGGTTCGCAAGAGACCTTTTTTCGTACCCGCCAACCCCTGAGCGATGTGGATCAGGGAATGAGTGCAGAAATCGGGCTCGGTATCGGGGCACGAATCACTCGGGAATGTTTTGGTGAGGGCTTATTGACTCGGGTACAGTTTCGTCATAGGGCTCGGGGACCAGTTGCCACCTATAGGGAATTTTTCGGTGTGCCTGTGAGTTTTGGGGCGGAATTTAATGCGCTGGTGTTCAGTAGCCATGAACTGAAGAAGCGCTCCAATAAGAGAGGGGGGCAGGAGATGCGTTCGTCGCTGGAGCAGCGGCTGCAACGCCTTCGCCAGGAGCTCGGTTTGGACCGGGCCGATGGTCTTGCGGATATCCGCCGGGTAGCTATGTGTAATGCTATGAAGGGCGATTATTCGGTGGATGGTTTGGCCCGGAGTATGGGGATGAGCACCTGTACCTTACGGCGGCGTATGCCGGAGGGGGTTACGCCAGCGAATCTGTTGGGGGAGGTGCGCTATGTGAATGCAATGGGGATGCTGGCGGATAAGAGCCTCAGTATTGATGAGGTATCCTTTCGGCTGGGTTTTGAGAGTGATCGGGGGTTCCGAAAGGCCTTTAAGCGCTGGTCTGGGAAGACGCCTGTTGAGGCGAGGAAGGAGATACGGTAG
- a CDS encoding CAP domain-containing protein, with translation MNSSPEISLIDLFLTLPCTCTNSTLEVNSNPRRMSPRTLDRAIDWIAGHATQNVQLVFRGSEDPSLALDLIERAASRCQKWEICHPVHFTLIVVIHSLDLDEQLAAQLTSWNVEYLFSCDEHGTRHDEPRGGKCIDNLVDVMDSHIMQTRLSINPEGKVFTCPPMTFLPKQDGLLLGELGDVFKGDDIEKNLKTFQEELEEGKNKEEATSCQHLRKKSPLAMGAIGVLCVLLSLPLSLPISTTVAEVRPHGVDSVAMTIAHNQWRVQVHAPALIWSDTLATSALNWSEQLAADGCLMKHSTGGSYGENIYWASPLSFSDGTRIVQGIKDQDVVDAWGSEITFYDYASNSCKGGVCGHYTQMVWKDTREMGCGMTVCGDQEQIWVCQYSPAGNMMGQRPY, from the coding sequence ATGAATTCAAGCCCTGAAATATCTCTTATTGACCTATTCCTGACATTGCCCTGTACATGCACAAACAGTACACTGGAGGTGAACAGTAATCCGCGCAGGATGTCTCCCCGCACCCTGGACCGGGCCATTGACTGGATTGCCGGACATGCCACACAGAATGTACAGCTTGTTTTTCGAGGCAGCGAGGATCCTTCTCTGGCCCTGGACCTGATAGAACGAGCAGCCTCCCGCTGCCAAAAATGGGAGATCTGTCATCCGGTACATTTTACACTTATTGTCGTCATCCATTCCCTGGACCTTGATGAGCAGCTTGCCGCCCAACTTACGTCCTGGAATGTTGAGTACCTGTTTTCCTGCGATGAACACGGGACACGTCATGATGAGCCCCGGGGAGGCAAATGCATTGATAACCTGGTTGATGTTATGGACAGTCACATTATGCAGACTCGGCTTTCTATCAATCCAGAAGGAAAGGTATTTACCTGCCCACCCATGACCTTCCTGCCCAAACAGGACGGACTTTTGCTCGGTGAACTCGGCGATGTATTCAAGGGGGATGATATTGAGAAGAACCTAAAGACTTTTCAAGAGGAACTGGAGGAGGGGAAAAATAAGGAAGAGGCAACAAGCTGCCAACATTTGAGAAAAAAATCTCCCCTGGCTATGGGGGCAATCGGAGTGCTCTGCGTTCTGTTGTCTTTACCGCTGTCTTTACCGATAAGCACGACAGTGGCTGAAGTAAGGCCCCATGGCGTCGACTCTGTTGCCATGACGATCGCTCATAATCAATGGCGCGTGCAGGTTCATGCCCCTGCCCTGATCTGGTCTGACACCTTGGCAACCAGTGCCCTGAATTGGTCCGAACAGCTGGCAGCAGATGGTTGCCTGATGAAACACAGCACCGGCGGCAGCTATGGAGAAAATATCTATTGGGCAAGCCCTCTGTCCTTCTCTGATGGAACAAGGATCGTGCAGGGAATAAAGGACCAGGATGTGGTTGACGCCTGGGGAAGTGAGATCACCTTTTACGACTATGCATCAAACAGCTGCAAGGGCGGCGTCTGCGGCCATTACACCCAAATGGTTTGGAAGGACACGCGAGAGATGGGTTGCGGAATGACAGTGTGCGGCGACCAGGAACAGATCTGGGTATGCCAGTATTCCCCTGCCGGGAATATGATGGGGCAAAGGCCGTATTAA
- the hemG gene encoding protoporphyrinogen oxidase, with protein sequence MQSSADVLIIGAGLSGLAAATFLKHKEPNISLLIIEQGDHPGGAVRSHIEEGYLAEGGAHGFLDNALESRVLVHEAGLVEEVEKAPLSEFVRYICLDGKLQLIPQSPGKILKAPLVPWTAKLRVLADLWKKPLADEPTVAQWMEHRFGKSLLPFADAVFTGTYAGDIERLKLEAVMPGLHNLEQAHGSVLKGAVRKLWAARKERGKESGKKKGLPSMTSFKAGMARLPQAMAAKLIPNQEVMYRTAARSIAQVDKGWLVRTGQLELHARHLIIALPVNSCLKLLEGSELPAPPCAQIPEARIATVALGFTDKADIPFGFGYLAPEQEHRFALGALFSSHMFPGRAPEGHALMEALVGGRRHPERLDLSDEELVEKVYEDLKQLIDLPEPPVFSRVLRPNYGIPQLEEGYPALLDWRRQVLDTHKNLHLCGFGWQGIGINDMHKQAWEMAKRILAGYHEEQEEEVKGIYF encoded by the coding sequence ATGCAATCATCTGCTGATGTCTTAATTATCGGTGCCGGTCTGTCCGGGCTGGCAGCTGCTACCTTTCTGAAACATAAAGAGCCGAATATCTCTTTACTGATTATCGAACAGGGAGATCATCCCGGAGGTGCTGTCCGATCGCATATTGAGGAGGGCTATCTTGCTGAGGGCGGGGCACATGGATTCCTCGACAATGCCCTGGAAAGCCGGGTCCTCGTCCATGAGGCTGGTCTGGTTGAGGAGGTTGAGAAGGCCCCTTTATCGGAGTTTGTTCGTTATATCTGTCTGGATGGAAAACTGCAGCTCATTCCCCAGAGTCCAGGAAAAATTCTTAAGGCGCCTCTGGTGCCCTGGACGGCCAAGCTCCGGGTTCTTGCTGATCTCTGGAAAAAGCCCCTTGCTGATGAACCCACGGTGGCGCAATGGATGGAGCATCGTTTTGGTAAATCCTTGCTGCCTTTTGCCGATGCTGTTTTTACCGGCACCTATGCCGGTGATATTGAACGGCTGAAGCTGGAAGCGGTTATGCCCGGTCTGCATAATTTAGAGCAGGCGCACGGCTCGGTGTTGAAAGGGGCGGTGCGGAAGCTGTGGGCAGCCCGTAAGGAGCGTGGCAAAGAGAGTGGAAAGAAAAAAGGCCTGCCTTCCATGACCAGCTTTAAGGCGGGAATGGCACGCCTGCCTCAGGCAATGGCTGCCAAGCTGATTCCTAATCAGGAGGTTATGTATCGGACCGCAGCCCGTTCTATCGCCCAGGTCGATAAGGGCTGGCTGGTAAGAACCGGCCAGCTGGAGTTGCATGCCCGTCACCTGATTATTGCCCTGCCGGTGAATAGCTGCTTGAAGTTGCTTGAAGGGAGCGAGCTCCCTGCTCCTCCTTGTGCCCAGATTCCTGAGGCTCGAATTGCCACTGTAGCCCTTGGTTTTACCGATAAGGCAGATATCCCCTTTGGCTTTGGCTATCTTGCCCCGGAGCAAGAACATCGTTTTGCCCTGGGTGCCTTATTTTCGTCACATATGTTTCCAGGAAGGGCACCTGAAGGACATGCCCTTATGGAGGCCCTGGTTGGCGGGCGCAGGCATCCTGAGCGGCTTGACTTGAGTGATGAGGAATTGGTGGAAAAGGTCTATGAGGATCTGAAGCAGCTTATAGATCTGCCCGAACCACCGGTATTCAGTCGAGTTTTGCGTCCTAACTATGGTATTCCCCAATTAGAAGAGGGATATCCTGCGCTGCTGGACTGGCGACGGCAGGTGCTGGACACGCATAAAAATCTGCATCTCTGTGGCTTTGGCTGGCAGGGGATCGGGATTAATGATATGCATAAACAGGCCTGGGAAATGGCTAAGCGCATTTTGGCCGGTTATCATGAAGAGCAGGAGGAGGAAGTCAAAGGGATATATTTCTGA
- a CDS encoding response regulator: MLWTGLIALSLAWSIHVERRQLTELVENEARSHFNKDQAFRFWASSHGGVYVPVTEDTPPNPNLSHIPERDITTPSGKKLTLMNPAYMLHQMMNQFEDLYGVKGRITSLQYLNPENAPDAWETKALQAFEQGVKEVLEYTEIEGQPYLRLMCPMIAQADCLKCHAKQGYKEGDIRGGVGISLPLASFQQSSNEVIRQMCWVYALLWLVLLPVFYFFLRKMQSRLQERMEHEAELERWADVFEHAQCGLALSKSGGFSLDVLNPAFAGIHSFQPDELVGKPYLSLVEEDLQDAITEQLQVLEGDESHIFETRHTRKTGESFPVEVNITFVAGSDGKKERRIINVRDISERKEAVRLIAQARDEWQRTFDAINEIIFFLDPTLRVLRANRAAEQFFNAEPGGLVGMHCFEIFREASFPCDGCPALRSIQEKKTLSCQIKHQDNEHANFFLVSSAPLFDEAGAVTAVVCFAKNISEQKLLESKIRQAQKMEAIGTLAGGIAHDFNNILSPIMGYAEILSESLSEGSVESFQAQQIYNAALRARDLVQQILGFSRQADQTLQPVEPHLIVKEALKLLRSSIPASIEIKQCIDNSCGKIMADPTQIHQVVVNLCTNAYQAMMETGGTLGVAMRPLVLTAEDIVYGLRPGPYIMLEVSDTGCGIAPEFIEKIYEPYFTTKKEQGGTGLGLATVHAIVCEHKGAISVYSESEQGTTFRIYFPRFHEKNEQEDSLSLGASRGERGTEHILVVDDEQAVVDITRYMLMQLGYTVTTETDSLAAWELFSQQPEDVDLIITDMAMPKMTGIELAKKILQQRPDLPIILCTGFSEMMNEEKAKTLGVKEYLMKPVLRNKLSASVWKALGKSKGKSKGKEGETGEGEE; this comes from the coding sequence ATGCTCTGGACAGGCCTGATTGCCCTGTCTCTGGCCTGGAGCATCCATGTGGAGCGCCGCCAGCTCACAGAATTGGTAGAGAATGAGGCGCGGTCCCATTTTAATAAGGATCAGGCCTTTCGTTTTTGGGCTTCTTCGCATGGAGGCGTTTATGTGCCTGTCACGGAGGACACTCCGCCAAATCCGAACCTGAGCCATATTCCAGAAAGGGATATTACGACGCCTTCCGGTAAAAAGCTCACCCTGATGAACCCGGCTTATATGCTGCATCAGATGATGAATCAGTTTGAGGATCTGTACGGGGTGAAAGGACGTATTACCAGTTTGCAATATTTGAACCCGGAGAATGCACCCGATGCCTGGGAGACAAAGGCGCTGCAAGCCTTTGAGCAGGGCGTTAAGGAGGTTCTTGAGTATACAGAGATAGAAGGGCAGCCCTATCTGCGTCTTATGTGCCCTATGATTGCGCAAGCTGATTGCCTGAAATGTCATGCCAAGCAGGGGTATAAGGAAGGGGATATTCGTGGCGGAGTAGGAATCTCTTTGCCTTTAGCGTCTTTTCAGCAATCCAGTAATGAGGTGATCCGACAGATGTGTTGGGTGTATGCCCTGCTTTGGCTGGTGTTGCTCCCTGTTTTCTATTTTTTCCTCAGAAAGATGCAGAGCCGACTTCAGGAAAGAATGGAACATGAGGCAGAGCTGGAAAGATGGGCTGATGTTTTTGAACATGCTCAATGCGGCCTTGCTCTGAGTAAGTCAGGAGGATTTTCTCTGGATGTACTGAATCCGGCTTTTGCCGGAATACATAGCTTCCAACCTGATGAATTGGTGGGCAAACCCTATCTCAGTCTGGTTGAGGAAGATTTGCAGGATGCAATTACAGAGCAGCTGCAAGTACTTGAAGGCGATGAATCGCATATTTTTGAGACCCGCCATACCCGCAAAACCGGGGAGAGTTTTCCTGTCGAGGTAAATATAACCTTTGTTGCTGGTAGTGATGGAAAGAAAGAACGCCGGATAATAAATGTTCGGGATATTAGTGAGCGAAAGGAGGCTGTACGGCTGATTGCCCAGGCCCGTGATGAATGGCAACGGACCTTTGATGCGATTAATGAAATAATCTTTTTCCTCGATCCCACCCTGCGGGTATTGCGCGCGAACAGAGCAGCGGAGCAGTTTTTCAATGCCGAGCCTGGGGGACTTGTAGGAATGCATTGTTTTGAGATCTTCCGTGAGGCCTCTTTTCCCTGTGATGGCTGTCCAGCTCTCCGATCCATACAGGAGAAAAAAACATTATCCTGCCAGATAAAACACCAGGATAATGAGCATGCAAATTTCTTTTTGGTATCTTCAGCCCCTCTTTTTGATGAGGCCGGTGCGGTGACGGCCGTTGTTTGCTTTGCCAAGAATATTTCCGAGCAAAAACTGCTGGAGTCCAAAATCCGTCAGGCCCAGAAAATGGAGGCGATCGGTACCCTTGCCGGTGGCATTGCCCATGATTTTAATAATATTCTGTCTCCCATTATGGGCTATGCAGAAATATTGAGCGAAAGCCTGTCTGAGGGCTCGGTGGAGAGCTTTCAGGCCCAGCAGATATACAATGCTGCGCTTCGGGCAAGAGACTTGGTCCAGCAGATTCTCGGCTTCAGCAGGCAAGCTGATCAAACACTGCAGCCAGTGGAACCACATCTTATCGTTAAAGAGGCCTTAAAGCTCCTTCGCTCCTCTATCCCGGCTTCTATTGAGATCAAACAGTGCATTGATAATTCTTGCGGCAAGATCATGGCTGATCCTACCCAGATCCATCAGGTGGTGGTGAATCTCTGTACCAATGCCTATCAGGCCATGATGGAAACCGGCGGAACCTTAGGCGTTGCCATGCGTCCCCTTGTCCTGACTGCTGAAGATATAGTCTATGGATTACGGCCTGGGCCATATATTATGCTGGAGGTAAGTGATACCGGCTGCGGAATCGCTCCGGAATTCATAGAGAAAATTTATGAGCCCTATTTTACAACCAAAAAGGAACAGGGCGGAACAGGATTGGGCCTTGCCACAGTGCATGCTATTGTCTGTGAACATAAGGGGGCGATATCTGTCTACTCTGAGTCAGAACAGGGGACTACTTTTCGGATCTATTTTCCTCGTTTTCATGAAAAAAATGAGCAGGAGGATAGCCTGTCTCTTGGGGCGAGCCGAGGAGAACGAGGAACAGAGCATATCCTTGTCGTTGATGATGAACAGGCCGTTGTTGACATTACCCGCTATATGTTGATGCAGCTTGGGTATACGGTGACCACGGAAACGGACAGTCTCGCGGCTTGGGAGCTTTTTAGTCAACAGCCAGAAGACGTTGACCTTATTATCACTGATATGGCTATGCCTAAGATGACCGGAATAGAGCTGGCAAAAAAGATTTTGCAGCAACGACCGGATTTGCCCATTATTTTATGCACCGGTTTCAGTGAGATGATGAACGAGGAAAAGGCCAAGACCCTTGGTGTTAAAGAGTATTTAATGAAGCCAGTGCTCAGGAATAAATTGTCTGCCAGTGTCTGGAAGGCTTTGGGCAAGAGTAAGGGCAAGAGTAAGGGCAAGGAGGGGGAAACGGGAGAAGGAGAGGAGTAG
- the htpG gene encoding molecular chaperone HtpG → MSTQVETKQFQAETRKVLDIVINSLYTERDIFVRELVSNASDALEKFRHLSLTEQPEFDAHVPLEINIDCDDKKHTLTITDTGIGMTAQELEENLGTIAHSGSGKFVEELAEAAKKDVSLIGQFGVGFYSAFMAAKTVTVQTRSWDGSEGHEWHSDGNGTYSIQPCEGLHRGTKIIIELKDDAEEYGQKFTLERIIKQYSTFIPFPVKVEGNKVNTVEAIWSRSKSEITEEEYNEFYKFVGNAYDEPIHRLHFSADAPLAINALLFVPKENFETLGMGRMEPGVNLYCQKVLIDQHSKNILPEWLRFIKGVVDSEDLPLNISRQSLQDNALVMKLRKVITKRFLKYMAEEAKKDNDKYLEFWKTFGFFLKEGVTSDFEYQKELSALLRFESSATEAGNMTSLQEYVDRMKEGQDEIYYINGPSRGAIENGPYVEMFKKRDIEILYTLEPIDDFVLSHLGEFEGKKLLSADRADLRLPESTEKNDETQDDAGEEKLAEAVQTSLCKWMKEVLGDKVKEVKSSTRLVDSPAMIVNADAYMTSSMERILAAQGKSGKDNPMMMTGKKEMEINPASSLIKKMADLRSKDQDFAKEIAEQIYDNAMIQAGLVIDPQEMVNRNYRILERMSGQ, encoded by the coding sequence ATGAGTACACAGGTTGAAACCAAACAATTTCAGGCAGAGACCCGCAAGGTTCTCGACATCGTCATCAATTCTCTCTACACTGAGCGCGACATCTTTGTCCGCGAGCTGGTTTCCAACGCCTCAGATGCCTTGGAAAAATTCCGCCACCTTTCCCTCACAGAGCAACCGGAATTTGATGCCCATGTCCCGTTGGAAATCAATATCGACTGTGATGATAAGAAACACACCCTGACTATTACCGATACCGGTATCGGCATGACAGCCCAGGAACTGGAGGAAAACCTGGGAACCATCGCCCATTCCGGTTCTGGAAAATTCGTGGAAGAATTGGCAGAAGCCGCTAAAAAGGATGTCAGCCTGATCGGTCAATTTGGCGTGGGGTTTTATTCTGCCTTTATGGCAGCAAAAACAGTTACCGTACAAACTCGTTCCTGGGACGGCAGCGAGGGTCATGAGTGGCACTCTGACGGCAACGGTACCTATAGCATCCAGCCCTGCGAAGGTCTGCACCGGGGAACTAAAATTATCATTGAGCTAAAAGACGATGCAGAAGAGTACGGGCAAAAGTTTACCTTAGAGCGCATCATAAAACAATACTCCACCTTTATTCCCTTTCCAGTAAAAGTGGAAGGAAATAAAGTTAATACTGTAGAAGCGATCTGGAGCCGCTCCAAAAGCGAGATCACTGAAGAAGAATACAACGAATTCTATAAGTTCGTTGGCAATGCCTATGATGAGCCCATTCATCGTCTCCATTTTTCTGCTGATGCACCGCTGGCCATCAATGCCCTGCTCTTTGTTCCCAAAGAAAATTTCGAAACCCTGGGCATGGGTCGCATGGAACCCGGCGTGAACCTCTACTGCCAGAAGGTACTGATTGATCAGCACAGCAAAAATATTCTGCCCGAGTGGTTGCGTTTTATCAAGGGTGTGGTGGATTCCGAAGATTTGCCGCTGAATATCTCCCGTCAGTCGCTCCAGGATAACGCCCTGGTCATGAAACTGCGCAAAGTTATCACCAAACGCTTCCTCAAGTACATGGCAGAGGAAGCAAAAAAAGACAACGACAAGTATCTGGAGTTTTGGAAGACCTTTGGTTTTTTCCTCAAAGAGGGCGTCACCTCAGATTTTGAATATCAGAAAGAGTTGTCAGCACTGTTGCGCTTTGAATCATCTGCCACCGAGGCAGGTAACATGACCTCTTTACAGGAATATGTGGACCGAATGAAAGAGGGGCAAGACGAGATCTACTACATCAACGGTCCCAGCAGGGGCGCCATCGAGAATGGTCCCTATGTAGAGATGTTCAAAAAACGGGATATTGAGATCCTCTACACCTTAGAGCCTATTGATGACTTTGTTCTCTCACACTTAGGTGAGTTTGAGGGTAAGAAACTTCTTTCTGCTGACCGGGCTGACCTCCGCTTGCCGGAAAGCACCGAGAAAAACGATGAGACCCAGGATGACGCAGGTGAGGAGAAACTGGCAGAGGCTGTCCAGACTTCACTCTGTAAATGGATGAAGGAGGTTCTGGGCGATAAGGTCAAGGAAGTAAAATCATCCACCCGCCTGGTGGATAGCCCGGCCATGATCGTTAATGCTGACGCCTACATGACCTCCTCAATGGAGCGTATCCTGGCGGCCCAAGGCAAGAGCGGAAAGGATAATCCGATGATGATGACCGGAAAAAAAGAAATGGAAATCAACCCGGCCAGCTCATTGATCAAGAAGATGGCAGATCTGCGCAGCAAGGATCAGGACTTTGCCAAGGAGATAGCAGAACAGATCTATGATAATGCCATGATTCAGGCTGGGTTAGTTATTGATCCACAGGAGATGGTGAACCGCAACTATCGCATCCTGGAGCGGATGTCAGGGCAGTAA
- a CDS encoding carboxypeptidase-like regulatory domain-containing protein gives MKKKMAYCLRQLILLLVFGLVFVGESVATTGSISGVVQNSSGEPLAGIRVGAYLIDDEYNAVGGLISTASDDPNTPENEAGTFTINGLPLEQTYKVRFVTTGTNHVEEWYNNSSDFTGAQELSLTAASPTADVGIVQLATGATITGTVTFSDGSPSSPVYVQAYVADSLDWVTYATVDSTTGAYTLQGLPGGNYDIRFWAYGTGYVTEWYDDEFIQLSATSVSVVAGGTTTGIDAALTLGGEISGQVSDVNGGIEGALVKVFDATDSTVLLGFTITAVDSGGAYTVTGLPFGMNLKVQFHESEGDGTGSGMTEWYDNQSNFSTATTVSVEDAGIDAVLEPRDTTNLVPVYMLLGLL, from the coding sequence ATGAAAAAAAAAATGGCGTATTGCTTGAGGCAGCTCATACTATTATTAGTTTTTGGCCTTGTTTTTGTCGGAGAAAGTGTAGCAACGACAGGATCTATTTCAGGAGTTGTTCAGAATTCTTCAGGTGAGCCCCTAGCAGGAATACGTGTTGGGGCATATTTGATCGATGATGAATACAATGCTGTGGGAGGGCTAATTTCAACTGCTTCGGATGATCCGAATACTCCTGAAAATGAAGCTGGAACTTTTACAATTAACGGATTGCCACTTGAGCAAACTTATAAGGTACGTTTTGTAACCACTGGAACGAATCACGTTGAAGAGTGGTACAATAACAGCTCCGATTTTACAGGAGCACAGGAGCTCTCCTTAACAGCGGCATCGCCGACTGCTGATGTGGGTATTGTGCAGTTAGCCACAGGTGCTACCATTACAGGCACTGTTACCTTTTCTGACGGCTCCCCCTCTTCACCAGTCTATGTCCAGGCATATGTCGCGGATTCCTTAGACTGGGTAACATACGCTACAGTAGATAGCACTACAGGTGCTTATACCCTGCAAGGTCTACCTGGGGGGAACTATGATATTCGTTTTTGGGCCTATGGAACAGGTTATGTAACAGAATGGTATGATGATGAGTTTATTCAGTTATCTGCCACGTCCGTGTCTGTTGTTGCGGGAGGAACAACGACTGGTATAGATGCTGCGCTTACATTGGGAGGTGAAATCTCAGGGCAGGTCAGTGATGTGAACGGAGGAATTGAGGGGGCTCTGGTTAAGGTTTTCGACGCGACAGACTCTACAGTTCTTCTGGGCTTTACAATAACAGCTGTAGATAGTGGTGGTGCCTATACTGTAACAGGGTTACCATTTGGAATGAATCTGAAGGTGCAATTCCATGAGAGTGAAGGCGACGGAACCGGGAGTGGTATGACCGAATGGTATGATAATCAATCAAATTTTAGCACTGCTACTACTGTCAGTGTAGAAGATGCTGGGATTGATGCAGTTCTGGAACCGAGAGATACGACGAACCTCGTACCGGTCTACATGTTGTTAGGGCTTCTTTGA
- a CDS encoding choice-of-anchor J domain-containing protein, with protein sequence MKNPESMWKKIITNIFQLLLFLLFVENSFATVVVSETFSSCPGTPDGWTVTNHSDGCEWIFDSDRENTTGGEGCFAFANSHDTCESSSVDTSLDTPALDCSTLHGTQLSFSYDGYTESVDTENVFLVQVSVGGGGVWTTVDWQPADTNDLLGPQAASIDISSLVDGQSDVRIRFRYTASTPWWWQLDDVKVSSGFQWLLFMPAIIGRPIP encoded by the coding sequence ATGAAGAATCCTGAATCTATGTGGAAGAAAATAATTACGAACATCTTTCAGCTGCTATTATTTCTTTTATTTGTAGAGAATTCTTTTGCTACTGTTGTTGTGAGCGAAACCTTTTCTTCTTGTCCTGGAACTCCTGATGGATGGACTGTGACCAATCATAGTGATGGCTGTGAGTGGATTTTTGACAGTGACAGGGAAAATACAACGGGCGGGGAAGGCTGTTTTGCCTTTGCCAATAGCCATGATACCTGCGAAAGTTCCTCCGTTGATACCTCTCTTGATACACCCGCCTTAGACTGCTCTACATTGCACGGTACCCAGCTTTCTTTTAGCTATGATGGTTATACTGAATCTGTTGATACTGAAAATGTTTTTCTCGTTCAGGTGTCGGTTGGTGGAGGAGGGGTTTGGACAACTGTGGATTGGCAACCTGCGGATACGAATGATCTTTTGGGGCCTCAGGCTGCGAGTATTGATATAAGTTCTCTTGTCGATGGACAGTCGGATGTTCGTATTCGTTTTCGCTATACAGCCTCTACCCCTTGGTGGTGGCAACTTGATGATGTCAAAGTGAGCTCGGGATTCCAGTGGTTGTTATTTATGCCTGCTATCATTGGGCGACCAATTCCATGA